A segment of the Ramlibacter agri genome:
GCCGGCTCCGGTCCTCGACGGCGCGGGCCAGCAGGTCGCGACGCTGGACCTGCGCTGGTTCGCCAACGAGACCGACGAAGACATCGAGATCACGCGCGACCGGCTCAACCAGATCCTGTTGCGGGCGATCCCCAGCGAGGTGGCGTTCCGCTTCCAGGCTTCCATTGCGTCGCTGGCCGACGGTCCCGCCGGCGTGGACGTGCGCTTCACGAACGGCGCCCAGGCGCGCTACGACCTCGTGGTCGGCGCGGACGGCCTGCACTCCAACGTGCGCAAGCTGGCCTTCGGGCCGGAGCAGGATTTCGTCCGGCACTTCGGCTACTACGTCGCGCTGGTCGATCTCCCGAACGACAGGCCTTGGCAACGGGCGATGCTCAACATCCCGGGCCTGACGGTCGCCGTGCGCGATGCGGGCGATGGACCGCAGGCCATGATGCTGGCTGCCAGCCCCGTGATCGCCTACGACTACCGCGACCTGGCCGCGCAACGGCGGATGATCGGCGACTTCCTCGCCCGCGTCGACGCCTGGCAGGTGCCCGAACTCCGCGCGGCCTTCATGGACCCGGCGGCGAAAGGCTTCTACTTCGACTCGGTGAGCCAGACGCACATGCCGGCCTGGACGCAGGGCAAGGTCGCCGTCATCGGCGATGCGGGCCACTGCGCCGCGCTGTTGTCAGGCATGGGGACGACGCTGGCCATGGTGGCTGCGGAAGCGCTGGCGAATACCTGGACCGAATACGGCGGCGACCTGCAGGCGGCTTCGCCGGCGTATCACGAGCGCGTGCGGCCCTACGTGCAGCAATGCCAGGCCTTCGCGCGCGAAGGCGCGCCGATCATGGTGCCGCCTACGCAGGAAGCACTCGACCAGCGCAACGCGATGTTCCGGGACTACGCGGCCCGCTTCGCGGTGAGCTGAGGCGGCGTCACGCCGCCTGCACCAGCCGCTGCACCAGCGGATGCTGGATCTTGCGTTCCGCCGAGATCAGGAAGAAGTGCTCCACCAGCTCCGGTGTCTGGCCCACCAGGCGCACGCGGCTGTCCTGCAGCAGCTCCTCGTGCGACCAGCTGGAGGCGGGGAACACGCCCATGCCGCTGCGGCCGAAGGCCGCGAGCAGGGCGCTGTCCTCGAACTCGCCGGCGATGCGCGGGCGGATGCCCTGGCGCTCGAACCATTGGTCCAGCCGCGGCCGCACCGCGGCGTGGCCGGTGGGCAGCAGCACCGGCAGCTCGGCCAGGCATTGCGGAAAACGCGGCTTGCCTTTCAGCAGCGCGACCGGCGCGAACCAGCCGAGCGGCGCGTCGCCGAGCGCGTGGCTGTAGAGGCGCAGGTTGGGGTTGGGCGTGGCCGCGCGGTCGGAGAGCACGGCGTCGAGACGGTGCAGCGCCAGGTCGGCGAGCAGGCGATCGAATTCGTCTTCGTGCGCGAGCAGGCGGACGCGCGAGTCTTCCAGCGCCGGCTGCAGCAGGTGCCGCACCACCAGCTTGGGCATCGAATCCGAGATGCCCACCGCAAGCCGCAGCCCCTGGCCCGTGGCCGCTTCGTGCACGGCGGCGGGCAGCTGCTCACCCAGCTGGAAGATCTGGTCGGCGTGCGCCATCGCGACCACGCCGGCCTCGGTGAGCGTCATGCCGCGGCCGGCCGGCTTGAACAGGGCGTGGCCCAGCGCTTGCTCCAGCGCGCGCACCTGCGCGCTGATGGTCTGCACCGCCATCCCCAGCCGGTCGGCGGCGCGGGCCATGCCGCCTTCCTTGGCGACGACCCAGAAGTAATAGAGGTGGCGGTAGTTGAACGGAGCGGCCATCGCCCTAGTGTGCCCTGGCCGCCCCTTCGCGATCAGGCCTGCTGGATGCCGGCCACGACCCAGCCGTCCAGCCCGGCGCGCGAGCGCGTCAGGTGCCAGACTTCGGCCAGGTCCTCGGGCACGGCGCCGGCTTCGGTGCGCACGCTGCCGCTGAAGCGAACGCTGACGATGTAGCGGTCGCTTTCCTGCGCCACTTCCAGCACCTGCGCCTGCAGGCCGAACACCTCGGTGTGCTGCGGCGCGGCGCCGCGCTCGGTGATCTCGGCGCGCACCAGGTCCAGCATCTCCGGCGTCACGTAGTCGCGCAGGCGCTCCATGTCGCGGGCGTCGTTGGCGGCCTGCAGCGCGAGGAACTGCGACTTGGCGTTGCGCTCGAAGCCGGCCACGTCGAAGTCCGCCGGGATGGCGCTGGGCGCGCCCGTCGCGGGCAGCGCGCTGCCGATCGCCGAGCCGATGCCGGCGCCGATGCGCGAGTCGCCTTGCGGCGCGTCCATGCCGGTGCGGGCCATCAGCGGCGCGCCCGCGGCGGCCGGCGACTGGCTCGCCATGCGCTTGCGCATGAACCAGGTCACCAGCGCCAGCACCGCCATCGCGATCAGCGCCATCGTCAGCATGTTGGCCATCGCCTCGCCGAAGCCGAAGTGCGAAGCCAGCGCGGCCAGGCCCAGGCCGGCGGCGATGCCGGCGATCGGGCCCATCCAGCTGCGCTTGGGCGTGGCGGCCGCGGCCGCGCCTGCCGCAGCCGGCGCGGTTGCGGGCGTTTGCGCGCCCTGTGCGTTGCGAGGCGTGGCCGGCGTCGCCGGGGGAGTCGCGGGCGTGCTCGTCACCGAGCGTTGCATGCCGCCCGAGCGGCCGCCGCCGAGCCGCTTGGCGTCCGCGTCGAATGCCAGGGTGCTGCCCAGGGCGAGCACCACGGCCATGAGTGCCGCTGCCTTCTTCATGAGAGTCCTTCTCGAAAACTGTTCCAGGAAGAAGGAACTTAGCGGCGGCAGCCCCCATGAAAAAGCAGAGGAAGCCTGCAGGTCGCTCAGGAAAAAGCGAAGTTCAGGTCTTGGAGGCGCGGGCCGGCGGCGCCTCGCGCCGGGACTCCGCTTTCACCTTCCGCTCCTTGTCGGCCTGGGCGCGGTCCAGCGCTTCGGCGCGGGAGCGGGCGGCCAGGTGCGCGTCGCGCGTCATGTTGGCGGCGATGCTGCCGTTGGCCGCGCAGGCGGCCCCGGCGGCGGCGAGGCACAGCACGGCCCCGGCGCCCAGGAATGGCGTCTTCATGGTGGATTCCTTGTCGCAAGAGTGAGGGTCGGGCGCGCGGCCGCAGGCAACCGCGGCCCACGCAGTCGGGCCGGTCTCAGGAGGGGATGGCGCCCGAGGCGGATGCCTCGCGGGCTCTTACGGGCACTTCAGTGCTGCTGCGCGTGCGGCCGACTGGTTGAAGTGGCGCACGAAGGCGACGAAGGTGTTGCGTCGAAGCTGGAACAACTTTTCCATGGTCGTACCCTTGCGGGCCTCGCTGGAACACCCATTACAGCGAAAGTGCGTGCACCTGGCAAGTCGGACGGATTCGCTTCCTGGCCCGGACTTAACATCGGCGAATGCAGGACCTGCGCGCGCTCGCCGCTACCTTCCCCTTCACCGGAAAGCTCGAAGCCATCCTGCTGCGGCCCGCGCGTGGCGCGCCGGTGCTGCAGCCGAGCGCGTGCATTGCGATTGCGGACCGCGGCCTGGACGGCGATCGCACGGCCGCGGGGCGCGGCGGCGGCAAGCGGCAGGTGACGCTGGTGCAGGCCGAGCACCTGCCGGTGATCGCGGGCCTGTTGCGGCGCGAGGCCGTCGATGCCGCGGACCTGCGGCGCAACCTCGTCGTGGCCGGCCTCAACCTGCTGGCGGCGCGCGCCCTGTTCGCCGACCAGCCGCTGCGGCTGGCGATCGGCGACGAAGCGGTGCTGGAGATCACCGGCCCTTGCGAGCCCTGCTCGAAGATGGAAGCGACGCTGGGTCCCGGCGCCTACAACGCGATGCGCGGCCACGGCGGCGTGACGGCGCGCGTGTTGCGCGGCGGCCGCGTCGCCGTGGGGGACGTCGTGCGCTGCACGCTGGCGCCCATCAGCCCTGGTGCCGATGCGGGCTTGGAGCTGCCGCTAGATTGAGGCGGCCATGTCTTCCGCCGATTCGCTGGCAGCCGTCACGGTCCGGGCCATTCGCGCCACGGACCTGGGGCACATGCGCGAGTTCGTGCAACACCTGTCGCGGCACAGCGCCTACCTGCGCCTGCTGTCGCCGCGCACGCCGACCGAAGACGAGATGCGGCACTCGACCGACGTCGATGGCGAGCACGAATTCGCGCTGGTGGCGATGGTGGTGGAGGGCGATGGCGAGCGCCAGGTCGGCGTCGCGCGCTACGTGAAGGAGCCCGAAGGCGGTGCGGCCGAATTCGCGATCGTGCTGGCCGACGATTGGCAGGGCCGCGGGCTGGGGCGCGAGCTGCTGACGCAATTGGTCGACGCGGCGGCGCGGCATGGCGTGCGGCGCTTGTTCGGCGTCACGCTCAGCGAGAACCGGGCGATGGTGGCGCTGGCGCGCAAGCTGGGGTTCCGCACGCGGCGTTCGCCGGAGTCGGCGATGTTGATGGTGGTGGAGCGGGAGTTGGACCCCGACATGTAGGGTGCGTTCAGGCCCGCTGCGACGCCTGCCAGCCAGCCATCAGCTGTTCCCACTCCCGCATCCGCTCCCCTGCCGGCGTGGCGCTGGCGCCGGTGTTGCTGGCCACCAGCTTGTCCACCAGCGCCTCCTGCGCCTTGCCCAATGTCTCGGGAAACAAGGGGATCACGGTCACCATGCAGTCCCCGCCCAGCCCCTGGTCCTTGACGCGGTAGGTGAGATAGCCGCGGCGCAGGCGCATCTGCTGCGGCCCGCGCGGCGTCGGCACTTCGATCCAGCGTTCGGCCATCCACGCGAAGCCGTCGACCGGCAGCTCGCAGCGCACCGTGCCATCGGTGTCCAGCGTGAAGAAGGGATGCGGCTGCAGCGCGATGCGCACCCGCAGCGCCAGCGGCTCCGTGCGGCCGTGCACGCGGGCGCTGGCATCGAGCAGGTGGCCGGCGCGGGCACCGGCGGGCACCTGCACGTGGCAGCGGTACTTGCGGGCCCGCGCGCGGCCGCGGCCTTCGCAATGGGCGCAATGCGTGCGCGTGCTGCCCTGGCCGCTGCAGGCGCCGCATTCCATGCTGGATTGCATCCACGAGAACCACAGCTGCGAGCGCACGCGGCCGCTGCCTTCGCATGCGGCGCAGCGCTGCGGCTGCGCCTGCCTGCCACTGCCGGCGCAATGCGCGCAGTCCTCGACGATCTCGCCGTGCAGCTCGCGTCTGCAACCGCGCGATGCTTCCTCCAGCGTCACGGTCAGCGCGTGTTCGACGACTGCTTCTTCTTCGCCGGGCGCTTCTTCTTCCGCCTTCCAGCGGCGGATTTCCGCCAGCGCGCGGTTGATGCGCTGGATCTTGCGCAGCGCCTGCGGGCTCGCGTTGCGGTCCGGGTGCCAGCGGGCGGCCAGGCGGCGCCAGGCCTCCTTGACTTCGGCGTCGCTGCAACCGGGCTCGAGGCCGAGTTCGGCGTAGGACTCGTCGATGTTCATGGCTGCTCCGCCCTCTTTGTGCGCTGCACAATTCTAGCGGAGCGCTGCGGGCTTTCAGCTGCGGACCTCCAGTGTTCCGCTCATGTTTTCGTGGCCGTTGCCGCAGAACACGTCGCACAGGAAGGTGAACTGGCCGGTGCGCGTCGGCGTGAAGCGCAGTTGCGCCTCCTTGCCCGGGACGATGTCGGTGCGCACACCGAAATCCGGCAGGTTGAAACCCATCGGAACTTCGGGCGAGGTCAGTCGCAACAGCACCGGCACGCCGGCGCGCACGCGCAGGGTCTCGGGCTCGAACTGGAAGCGGCGGGCCACCACGTGCAGTTCCAGCACGCCATCGGATTGCGCCAGCGCGGCGGCCGGCAGGGCGAAGACGAGCGCGCGGCGCAGGGAGTCGACGGGCATCGCATCACCCCTGCGTCACGGGCCGTTCGGACAGCACGTAGCGCGCCTCGGCGGGCTCCGCCTCCACCTCGCGGAAGCCGAGTCCGCGATAGGGCTGCGACGGATCCCAGGCCACCGGCGTGCGCTTCGGTTGCGAACCCGGCGCCGGCAGCGGGAACATCAGCGACTTCGCCGAATGGTGGGCGATCGCGCCGGTCATGTGGTGGTTCTCCTGGTGGATGTGGCCATAGAACACGACCACGTTCGGATGCGCCTGCAGCAATTCCACGGCCTGCGCGCCGTCGCGCGTGGCCCAGTCCCATTGCGGATACAGGTCGAACAGCGGCCGGTGCGCGAACACCACGATGCGGGCGTCGCGCGGCTGCGCCTGCAGGTCGGCCTGCAGCCAGGCGAGCTGCTCCTCGCCCAGCTTCGCCGCCGGGTCGCTGACGTTGTCCAGCACGATGAAGTGCACGCCGCGGTGGTCGAACACGTAGTGCGTGGGGCCGAAGAACTCGCTGTAGGCCTTGCCCTGGTCCAGCGCGGCGTCGTGCTCGCCAGGGATGTAGCGGACCTCGCGCACCTTCAGCGCGCGGGCCTGCTGCTGGAATTCGGCCATGCGCTTGCGCCGCTCGCGCCCGTCTTCGGTGGTGTGGGTGAGGTCGCCGGTGAAGATGACGAAATCGGGCGGCTCGGGCAGCGCGTTCACCGCCGCGATCGCCTTGGGCAAGGTGCCCCGCGCGTCCGGGTTCTCCGGGCCTTCGAAGCCCCAGTGCGTGTCCGAGAGCTGGACGAAATAGAAGTCGTCCGCCGCCGCGTGCGCCGCGCCGGGCAGCGCCGACGAGAACACCGCGCCGCCGAAGGCGGCCAGTTGCAGGAATTGCCTGCGATCGAGGAAAGCCATGCTTGCTCCTTGGTGGGTCCGTGCTGGCAATACCGGCGCCGGCCCGCGCGCATTCCACAAGCCCTGTGGCGCGCGGGGACATCGGGAATAAACTGGCCCCGGCTCCGGTAAGGACCTCCGTGACGGACGAGACCGACCTGCGCCGCTTCGAGCGGCTTGCGCTGCCGCACCTGGATGCGGCCTGGAACCTCGCGCGCTGGCTCACGCGCGACGAGCAGGACGCGCAGGACGTGGTGCAGGAGGCGATGCTGCGCGCGCTGCGCTACTTCGCGTCCTTCCGCGGCGAGAACGCGCGGCCCTGGCTGCTGGCGATCGTCCGCAACACCTGCATGGCCTGGCTGAAGAACAACCGGCCGGCGCTGTTGCTGCCGCTGGACGACGACGATGAGGAAGGCCCGCAGCTGCCCGCGCCCGAACGCGACGAGCCGCACGTGGCCGCCGCCCTGCGCGACGAGCGCGCGCAGGTCAACCGCGCACTGGCTGCCTTGCCGGTGCACTACCGTGAGGTGCTGGTGCTGCGCGAACTGGAAGACCTGAGCTACAGGGACATCGCCACCATCGCGCAGGTGCCGGTGGGCACGGTGATGTCGCGGCTGGCGCGGGCCCGCGAGCAGCTGCGCGCGGCGCTGCAACCCGAGGCGCGGCCCGGCTTGCGGGCGGTGCCTCGGGCCGCCAACGGGGAGGGCCGGCGATGAGCATCGATCCGCGGCTGTTGAACGCCTTCGTCGACGGCGAGCTGGAGCTGGAGCGCCAGCTCGAGGTCGAGCGCGACGCCGACCCCGCCGTGCGGGCCGAAGTGGAGCGCTTGCGCGCTTTGCGCACGACGTTGCGCGAGCAGGCGAGCTATCACGCCGCGCCGGCCGCGCTGCGCGAGCAGGTGCAGGCCATGCTGCGCGCCGAGGCGCGTCCCGCCGCGCCGGTGGCGCCGCGCCGGCGCTGGGCCATCGCCTGGCCGTCCTTCGCCGCCGGCATGGCTGCGCTCGCGGTGGCGCTGGCGGCAGTGCAGTGGCTCCTGCTGCCCCAGCAGGACGTCTCCCGCATCCAGGACGAGGTGCTGGCCAGCCACGCGCGTGCCGTCGTGTCCGGACGGCTGGTCGACGTGGCCTCCTCGGACCACCACACCGTCAAGCCCTGGCTGTCCGGCCGGCTGGACTTCTCGCCGCCGGTGACGCCGCCGCCGGGCAGCGAACTGCTGGGCGCGCGGGTGGATTACATCGACGGCCGGCCGGTCGCCGTGCTGGTGCTGCGCCATGCGGGCCACGTCGCCGAGGCGTATGCCTGGCCGGTGGCCGGCGCGGACGAAGGCGTCACCTTGGCGCAGCAGCGCGGCTTCCAGCTGGCGCGCTGGACGGCGCACGGCATGCGGCATTGGCTGGTGTCGGACCTCAACCCGCAGGAGTTCGCCGCGCTGGTTCGCGATGTGCGCGCGGCAGACTAGACTGGGAGGATGCCGACCAAGACCTTCACCACGGGCCGGATCCGGAAGGCCGACTACGACCCGGCTTCGCGCCAGCTGGACCTGCACTGGGACAACCAGAGCGTGCTCGCGTACAAGCACGTGCCCGAGGAGGTGTTCCGCCGCCTGTGCGCCGCGCCGAATCCCACCACCTACTGGGAAGACCGGATCGCGGAGGAATACCCGAAGGCGCAGCCGCGCTCCTCGGGCAAGGGCTCCGGCGGCCCGACCTTGAAGGACCTG
Coding sequences within it:
- a CDS encoding Tim44 domain-containing protein, with the protein product MKKAAALMAVVLALGSTLAFDADAKRLGGGRSGGMQRSVTSTPATPPATPATPRNAQGAQTPATAPAAAGAAAAATPKRSWMGPIAGIAAGLGLAALASHFGFGEAMANMLTMALIAMAVLALVTWFMRKRMASQSPAAAGAPLMARTGMDAPQGDSRIGAGIGSAIGSALPATGAPSAIPADFDVAGFERNAKSQFLALQAANDARDMERLRDYVTPEMLDLVRAEITERGAAPQHTEVFGLQAQVLEVAQESDRYIVSVRFSGSVRTEAGAVPEDLAEVWHLTRSRAGLDGWVVAGIQQA
- a CDS encoding cupredoxin domain-containing protein, producing the protein MPVDSLRRALVFALPAAALAQSDGVLELHVVARRFQFEPETLRVRAGVPVLLRLTSPEVPMGFNLPDFGVRTDIVPGKEAQLRFTPTRTGQFTFLCDVFCGNGHENMSGTLEVRS
- a CDS encoding LysR family transcriptional regulator, producing the protein MAAPFNYRHLYYFWVVAKEGGMARAADRLGMAVQTISAQVRALEQALGHALFKPAGRGMTLTEAGVVAMAHADQIFQLGEQLPAAVHEAATGQGLRLAVGISDSMPKLVVRHLLQPALEDSRVRLLAHEDEFDRLLADLALHRLDAVLSDRAATPNPNLRLYSHALGDAPLGWFAPVALLKGKPRFPQCLAELPVLLPTGHAAVRPRLDQWFERQGIRPRIAGEFEDSALLAAFGRSGMGVFPASSWSHEELLQDSRVRLVGQTPELVEHFFLISAERKIQHPLVQRLVQAA
- a CDS encoding sigma-70 family RNA polymerase sigma factor, whose protein sequence is MTDETDLRRFERLALPHLDAAWNLARWLTRDEQDAQDVVQEAMLRALRYFASFRGENARPWLLAIVRNTCMAWLKNNRPALLLPLDDDDEEGPQLPAPERDEPHVAAALRDERAQVNRALAALPVHYREVLVLRELEDLSYRDIATIAQVPVGTVMSRLARAREQLRAALQPEARPGLRAVPRAANGEGRR
- a CDS encoding FAD-dependent monooxygenase, whose translation is MQVLISGASMAGLSAAYWFARLGHEVTVVERADGLRPGGAPIDVRGRALGTAERMGILGQIAEEKVAIVQPAPVLDGAGQQVATLDLRWFANETDEDIEITRDRLNQILLRAIPSEVAFRFQASIASLADGPAGVDVRFTNGAQARYDLVVGADGLHSNVRKLAFGPEQDFVRHFGYYVALVDLPNDRPWQRAMLNIPGLTVAVRDAGDGPQAMMLAASPVIAYDYRDLAAQRRMIGDFLARVDAWQVPELRAAFMDPAAKGFYFDSVSQTHMPAWTQGKVAVIGDAGHCAALLSGMGTTLAMVAAEALANTWTEYGGDLQAASPAYHERVRPYVQQCQAFAREGAPIMVPPTQEALDQRNAMFRDYAARFAVS
- a CDS encoding KTSC domain-containing protein, translated to MPTKTFTTGRIRKADYDPASRQLDLHWDNQSVLAYKHVPEEVFRRLCAAPNPTTYWEDRIAEEYPKAQPRSSGKGSGGPTLKDLFGGED
- a CDS encoding metallophosphoesterase family protein; translation: MAFLDRRQFLQLAAFGGAVFSSALPGAAHAAADDFYFVQLSDTHWGFEGPENPDARGTLPKAIAAVNALPEPPDFVIFTGDLTHTTEDGRERRKRMAEFQQQARALKVREVRYIPGEHDAALDQGKAYSEFFGPTHYVFDHRGVHFIVLDNVSDPAAKLGEEQLAWLQADLQAQPRDARIVVFAHRPLFDLYPQWDWATRDGAQAVELLQAHPNVVVFYGHIHQENHHMTGAIAHHSAKSLMFPLPAPGSQPKRTPVAWDPSQPYRGLGFREVEAEPAEARYVLSERPVTQG
- a CDS encoding GNAT family N-acetyltransferase, with protein sequence MSSADSLAAVTVRAIRATDLGHMREFVQHLSRHSAYLRLLSPRTPTEDEMRHSTDVDGEHEFALVAMVVEGDGERQVGVARYVKEPEGGAAEFAIVLADDWQGRGLGRELLTQLVDAAARHGVRRLFGVTLSENRAMVALARKLGFRTRRSPESAMLMVVERELDPDM
- a CDS encoding DnaJ domain-containing protein, with protein sequence MNIDESYAELGLEPGCSDAEVKEAWRRLAARWHPDRNASPQALRKIQRINRALAEIRRWKAEEEAPGEEEAVVEHALTVTLEEASRGCRRELHGEIVEDCAHCAGSGRQAQPQRCAACEGSGRVRSQLWFSWMQSSMECGACSGQGSTRTHCAHCEGRGRARARKYRCHVQVPAGARAGHLLDASARVHGRTEPLALRVRIALQPHPFFTLDTDGTVRCELPVDGFAWMAERWIEVPTPRGPQQMRLRRGYLTYRVKDQGLGGDCMVTVIPLFPETLGKAQEALVDKLVASNTGASATPAGERMREWEQLMAGWQASQRA
- a CDS encoding MOSC domain-containing protein; translated protein: MQDLRALAATFPFTGKLEAILLRPARGAPVLQPSACIAIADRGLDGDRTAAGRGGGKRQVTLVQAEHLPVIAGLLRREAVDAADLRRNLVVAGLNLLAARALFADQPLRLAIGDEAVLEITGPCEPCSKMEATLGPGAYNAMRGHGGVTARVLRGGRVAVGDVVRCTLAPISPGADAGLELPLD
- a CDS encoding anti-sigma factor family protein, whose protein sequence is MSIDPRLLNAFVDGELELERQLEVERDADPAVRAEVERLRALRTTLREQASYHAAPAALREQVQAMLRAEARPAAPVAPRRRWAIAWPSFAAGMAALAVALAAVQWLLLPQQDVSRIQDEVLASHARAVVSGRLVDVASSDHHTVKPWLSGRLDFSPPVTPPPGSELLGARVDYIDGRPVAVLVLRHAGHVAEAYAWPVAGADEGVTLAQQRGFQLARWTAHGMRHWLVSDLNPQEFAALVRDVRAAD